One genomic segment of Candidatus Methanoperedens sp. includes these proteins:
- a CDS encoding molybdopterin molybdotransferase MoeA — MMFKKRMNADDAKKLFLNAINPITASEIIPVEECDGRVNSLDIISSVDVPHFRRAAMDGFAVKASDTLGAGGGSPVVLKLGQSIEKGTCVRVHTGSPVPEGGDAVVMLEDTVSRGDDIEIFTQVHPFKNVGEIGEDISKGEVILNEGQKLRPCDIAVLASMGIESISVQRKPYVAIIPTGEELVRRGERELKPGEVYESNGLMASLYIRKWGGIPKLHEIVTDEPEKIREAIISNLDSDMILVSGGTSVGRRDHVPAVVDSLGKLIAHGIGISPGKPTALGIVKDKPVVCMPGYPVAGFVALYFFARPALQKLGQIPKEPERTARAVLVEKIPSRTGFKTFARVKLNNGKAIPVAVSGAGVLSSVSKADGFVIIPPNIEGLAAGEEVDVVLIE; from the coding sequence ATGATGTTCAAGAAAAGGATGAATGCCGATGATGCTAAAAAGCTGTTCTTGAATGCGATAAATCCCATTACAGCTTCCGAGATTATCCCGGTCGAGGAGTGTGACGGGAGGGTCAACTCCCTGGATATTATTTCCAGTGTCGATGTGCCTCATTTCCGGCGCGCCGCCATGGATGGTTTCGCCGTGAAGGCTTCAGACACCCTTGGTGCTGGCGGCGGTTCCCCTGTTGTTTTGAAATTGGGGCAAAGCATTGAAAAAGGAACCTGCGTGCGAGTACATACGGGCTCGCCCGTGCCTGAGGGGGGAGACGCTGTGGTAATGCTGGAGGATACGGTTTCCCGAGGGGATGATATTGAGATATTTACCCAGGTTCATCCTTTCAAGAACGTAGGGGAAATCGGGGAAGATATCAGTAAGGGAGAGGTTATTCTAAATGAAGGGCAGAAGCTTCGTCCCTGCGATATCGCGGTTCTCGCTTCGATGGGAATTGAATCTATAAGTGTCCAGAGAAAACCATATGTGGCTATAATCCCGACAGGCGAAGAGCTTGTCCGGAGGGGAGAAAGAGAACTAAAACCAGGCGAGGTTTATGAGTCCAACGGATTGATGGCATCCCTCTATATTAGAAAATGGGGAGGGATCCCGAAGCTCCATGAAATCGTGACCGATGAACCTGAAAAGATAAGAGAAGCTATCATTTCAAATCTTGATTCGGATATGATCCTGGTCAGCGGCGGGACCTCGGTTGGCAGAAGGGATCATGTTCCTGCTGTCGTAGATTCCCTGGGAAAGTTGATCGCCCATGGCATTGGAATCAGCCCGGGAAAGCCCACTGCGCTGGGCATCGTCAAGGACAAGCCCGTTGTGTGCATGCCCGGATATCCCGTTGCAGGATTTGTAGCCCTCTACTTTTTTGCCCGCCCGGCGCTGCAAAAGCTCGGGCAAATCCCAAAAGAGCCGGAAAGGACTGCCCGTGCTGTGCTGGTTGAAAAAATACCGTCAAGGACGGGCTTCAAGACGTTTGCACGTGTCAAGTTAAATAACGGAAAAGCTATCCCTGTTGCAGTATCAGGCGCGGGGGTACTGAGCTCGGTGTCAAAAGCCGATGGTTTTGTGATCATACCTCCGAATATCGAAGGACTGGCCGCTGGAGAAGAAGTGGATGTTGTGTTGATCGAATGA